In Triplophysa rosa linkage group LG2, Trosa_1v2, whole genome shotgun sequence, the genomic window CATTTTTTACTATGTAACGGCCACTTAGAGCAGTTACGGTAGAGAGGACACTGCGCATGCTTGTGGCGGGTGGTACAGAAGCAGTGGGGTGAGACGAGAGAACCGCTCTGCCGACTTCTatcctttttcttttgtttaccaacgtgaggatgttttatgttttgtcgcTCAGCCCGCATGTATGCTGACGAGCAGACGATGTGAGGACTTAATAAACCCGTGGAAAGTAAAACAGCATTGTTTCTTGTTCATATTTTTCCTGGCAACGTTAACTTTTCTTCCCTCGTTGCAAAAGGCACCCTTACGTTGCGTTACAACTAATTGAATATGATACTATATTACGGTAATATTTTGGTAATATTATTCTTAGGTAATATTACTCAGACATAAtaccaataaataataaaaaaataaaagaaaaatgtgttgTACCTTATTACCAGTATTCTTAAGTACCAAataatatatgtacagtatatggtatATTTAGCACCATTTATGTATCATTACCATGTGGTAGTAATGCACCATTGTACTGCCCCAGAGCATGTGTTTGTAGTGATaataatgttttcttttaacaGATATATCACAAATCAACAAAGGCTATTTACAATCACTGAGGACCATTTGAAGTTCTACTCAAATCTCAGGAATTTGTAAGTAGCCTATCTGGCTTTTTTGGGATCATATACAATGTTAATGACATCTCAGCAAGGCCTATGTGAGCATATACTGTTAACTTTTTCCTCACACAGAACAGTGACCAACAGTCAGCTGACTTCTGTATCTACAATGGCTTTTTTTAACAACTCCAAACTTCAATATCTGTAAGTCCCTTTTTCACACAACACTGGAATTTAATATTTCGAAAAAAAAGATGTTAGATGATGTCAGACATTTCagcattgtttttctttcatttaaatcattttcgTCTTTTCTGTTCTTTCCCTAGGAATCTGAGAGACAATAACTTATCAACACTCTCATGGATGGCCACTCGTAATGCCAACATGTCAACTTTGTAAGATCTAAAATTACAAGAACTGTATTTACATACATTACACTGTGGATGCAGCATATAAGCATATTTCATTGTTTGGGTTTGTTTAGGTTGCTGTCTGGGAACCCTTTGCAATGTGCATGTGAGAACATCTGGATTAAAACGTGGTTggatgagagtgagagagaggggtTGCAGTGTCTACAGGAGGGAGGAGAAGCCGAAGCCCTCTCTGGACTCACTCTGCCTTCATGTGGTAATTCAAACTATGTATTCAATGCATATCAAAGTTGCACAAAATATGTTGTAAATTAGAGAAtcctaaaaaataaagaattctGTACAAAATACATAGGTGGCTATTGTAATTGGGTGTGGCAGGTGGTAATAGTAATTAGCTAGATAATGTCATCCTCTCCTTCTCCTAACCTCAATAATGTTGAAAACAGGGTGGTgaatttgaatgtaaaaaaaagaaaatagttcTGTACTCTttactattaaaaaaaacattctcaaaCATTTAATAGCTAAATGGCCTAAAGGATGCTCAATccatattttgagtttttcttaCTGGAATactgaaagatttttttaaattatagaaATCTTGCAATTCTATGGCACAGGTAAGAACTGTAGTAAACTTGAACATCTGTTCTACTACTTCTCTCTTTCAGAGCACCCACATGTGGAGGTTAACCCTGTGGTTGTCACTCAGATGGCGGGAAGCGATGCTATAGTAATATGTAATGTGTCCGGAGCCCCGCCCCCTGAGCTTTCCTGGAGCCTAAATTCAAGTGAACACCCTCCTTTAATAACCAACTATGAGGTAACACTTTGCTTGCCCATAAAGTAGTTAATAGCATACTTGTATAAAGTATGCATATTGTGCACAGCATGCTTTTAGATGTGATGAATGATTCTGATTAAATTACAGCCACTATTTTTAAATCTATTtcttgacaaaaatgcaatataatccTAAATAATTGTGAATCATTTCAAAGATGATACAACACAAACTCAcgggaattcataactattttacgaggtggctaagtcgtatgaattcatacgatcttatttgtacattttagtttgATTTGCTTTCGCGACAGCGACGTTACATTTAAGTGAATCATTGTAATGCCATATCAGCATGATTACAAATGTAATATTGCTTTTATAGAATAGTTCAACGGACAACGAAATAGAAATTTAAGATGTGTCCCTAACCTTCTTGTGTGTGTCTAAAGCATCACATTAGAACTATCAACAACCACTTAGGCTATTTTAGAGAGGTTTATCAGAGTAAGAAGTACATAAGACGTGCATGAGAAAAATCAGTAACTTTATTGTTCCATCTGGTGTTGTATCAGCACTTTTTGAACatctcatccaatcagatttgaggAGCAGATTTAACAGTTGTATAATCTGTGCTGACCCTGTTTACCGCATAAACTCTAGGCCTACAGAAGTCTGTATATCTTCACATCAGTTTTAACATCTCTACTCCTTACTCTATTTCACACATTAAGGACACTTAAACACTTAATCTCTATGGCATCCTGTAATGGGCTTTCAAATATCTCAATTGAACACAGCACTGAAACCGCAGATACTTGACACTAACCTCTGAAAGCTTTGTTTCCATTAATATTTAAGAAGATCACTAAAATACTTACATTATAGGAGCCTTCATTCACAGTGAAAGCAGGAGTCTGAATGACAGGTTAAATACACTAAGGTTTTGAATAAGAACATAGATTATTTAGCACCagttaataatattttgtttgGCAGGTTTGCCATTGCACTGTGAATGAAGAcatctcatttttttaaacgtaCTTTTAAGATCTATTAGTTTTCCAGTCACCCTAATCTATGAAATAAAAGCATAACACAAAATGTTATCTTCAAAATTAGAATTACTGCAAGAATGACTTTCCATGTAGTTGTGATTGacttcaacatttttaaaataactgaataaataaaacgaTTAACATATTAAGCCTAGTTGAGCCAATGTGGCCCTGTGTAGGCTACCTAAGGTCACAAACCCTAGATAAAAGACACTCTTCTctttagtaaaaaaatcaacCATTCAGATCATGTTCTTCACAGGTCAGCCAAATGGGGCTCCAGTCAGTGTTGACTCTAAGCGGACTTTCACCTGATGACAACGGCAGAGAGCTCACCTGTAGCGCAGAGAACATTGTGGGCCATAAAGATGCTTCAGTCGTTCTCAATATTCTTTGTAAGGATTTATGGTTTATTATGTGGAATTGCTTTATTAAATTTCTATAAgcagtattttttttcaaaatgattttatttttaaaacaacagccagaattttgtttttacatgacCATTTATCAACCTCTATTTGACATATGCTTGTGTCATAAATCTTTAcactttttttcagattttaacaacTAGTTTTagattcaagtttatttatacagtaacgcttttcataatttacttcacaTCAGAAAAACACATTGTAGACAAGACATGACAAATCAAGATAGAAGTAGTTGCTTTTAGATATTAGTAGCAATATTAACAAGcagcagtctcccagtgagcaagccaaAGATGACAGTGGCAATAcaccaaaactccaatgatgtATGAGTTGAGAAAAACGTGAGAAGCCAGACTCAACCGGCAGGGCCAGTGTTATGAGAAACACTTACATCAGAC contains:
- the LOC130563540 gene encoding BDNF/NT-3 growth factors receptor-like yields the protein MIAELHGMARWGLCGVLFGLLRLGSACPVSCSCSASRISCIDQEPGIEDFPVLVPESDMENITDIYITNQQRLFTITEDHLKFYSNLRNLTVTNSQLTSVSTMAFFNNSKLQYLNLRDNNLSTLSWMATRNANMSTLLLSGNPLQCACENIWIKTWLDESEREGLQCLQEGGEAEALSGLTLPSCEHPHVEVNPVVVTQMAGSDAIVICNVSGAPPPELSWSLNSSEHPPLITNYEVSQMGLQSVLTLSGLSPDDNGRELTCSAENIVGHKDASVVLNILCKDLWFIMWNCFIKFL